ATCGATCGAGAAAGATACATACATACCGGAAATCCCGAGCGTTTACTTGACCTGCTGCCAATGCGGGCAACCAATGCTCGGCAGCCATGCCATCCGGTACCAGGGCAAGGACTACTGTATCTCCTGCATGCAGCGAATGAATCCGGATGGTTCGCGGTATTGTGTGCATTAAGGCAATCGTACCCAAAAACAAAAATCTTGACTTGCCCGGCGGCCCTGAGTATTAGCTGTTGCAACATGCAGTTGGAACTGCAGCTAATCGAGTTGGCCGATCCAAACCATACAATCTGACGCCCCGCTTCGCAGATTTCTGCGAGGCAGCACACGAAAATCAAAGCCACGAAGGTTTCGATTCCCAAAAGGGAAGGCGGCCGCGTGGCTTTTTTGTTTTTCCGCATCGCCCGCCAATATCGGTCCGATCACGACGTATCGAATGGTTCGAAAAATCATAACCGGACAAAATTTCTCAATCATCGGGATTCATGGACAAAATCAAAACATCTATAAAAAACTATTGGGACTGGCGAAGTACGAGTTTTGGCCACGATGCGGACAAGTCGGTGGCCATCGCCGATCAATGGGAATCAATTGTACACCAGGCGGTCAAGGGGGCACCGGGCAAACGCGCCCTGGACATCGGCACCGGCACCGGGCAATTTGCCGTATATCTGGCCCGAGGCGGATTCGACGTTACCGGCATCGATATTTCGGAGGCGATGGTTGTCGAGGCCCGGCGCTATGCGGCAGGTCAGGGGCTGCAAATCGATTTTATGACCGGTGATGCCGAATCATTAGATTTCGCGGACCGGACCTTCGATGTCGTCGTTTCCCGGAATCTGTTGTGGACCCTTCCTTGTCCGCAGCAGGCCCTGCTGGAGTGGCGGCGGGTCCTGAAACCGGGCGGCCGCTTGATGCTTTCCGACGGGTTTTGGGAGAACACCACCTGGCGTCGCGTGCCGCGGCTGGTTTTCAAAATGCTCAAGGGCATGGGACGCAACGGTAGCCGGATTTCACTGCGTTTTTTCTGCACTTATGCGGGTTTGCAGAAACGGCTCCCTTTCTACGAAGGTGTCAGCCTGGATGCCGCCGTTGCCCTTTTGCGATCAGCCCGCTTCAAATCCGTTACCCCTTACGATACGTGCAGGCTGAAGGTGCATCCATATGGGGCTACGTCTTTAAAAAGGGTTTTTCCACCATTTTTTGTTGCGTCGGCAACACGCTGAGCCACCAATCGGCGGCAGTGGGAATAACAGACCCTGCCTATCGAGAGGAATTGCCATGGAATTTTTAGATTTTATCGATGCTGTAAAGGAGACAAACAGATCCGGTTTTCGGACATATTCCTAAAAAAGCTATTTACAGACACACGGTTTTTATTTAAGAAAAGAGCACGCTGTCATTAAGAAAATGACGGGAACCAATTTCACCGAATCACTCAAATAGCATCATTTCAATTCGAGCCATGAAGGCCAAACCATCGACTAACGGTCGGCCGACATGGCTTGCGTCTTCTTTTAGCCATCCGGTCATCCCTGTAGCTGAGAAAAAAAGGTCAAGGAATCGCGCAACGGGCAGAGCGTTTGCCTGAGGCGGACGAACCGGCTGCCCGCCTGCCGAGCGCATTGGCAGGGCATAGGTTTTATGCGCGCACCTCCCTTGGATTCGCCACGTCAATCCGTCATCGTTTGAATGCAGGGCCGGCAGGGGTCCGCTATTCAACGAGCGATTCCGGTTTAGATAACGGTGTTGAGGAGGAGGCAAGTCGCCCTGTGGGATTGTCCCTAGTGGAGTTCGATTTGCAGAGCAGAGCAACCCAGTGGAAAGGAGTCAGTTATGCAGCAGATGGAGAAGGTGATGTATGCGCAAAATGCACCCAGGGGAGTCGACCCGGACACCATTTTCTTTGTCCAGGTCGATGCGACGAAGTGCGAGGCTTGCGGCGAGTGTGAGAATCATTGTTCGACCGGTGCGATTCAGCCCATCAACGAAGCCGGTACCCGGCAGGTGGTCAACCCCGCCGCCTGCATGAACTGCGGTCAATGCCTAATCAACTGCCCTTACGGCGCCATTTATGAAGGCGTCAGTTATGTTGACGAGATTCTTGAGAAGATCAAGGACCCGGAAACCATCGTGGTTTCCATGCCGGCTCCGGCCGTGCGCTATGGGCTGGCCGAGTGCTTCGACGAGCCCACCGGCACTTACGCCGGCGGGCGCATGCATGCGGCCCTCAAGGCCCTGGGATTCGACTACGTCTGGGACAACGAATTCACCGCCGACGTGACCATCATGGAGGAGGGCACCGAACTGATCCAGCGGATCAGCAAACCCGACAAGAAAAAACCCCTGCCGCAGTTTACCTCCTGCTGTCCCGCGTGGATCAAATTCGTGGAGTCCTTTTATCCGGATCTGCTTCCCCACGTTTCCACATGCAAATCCCCCATCGGTATGTTGGGTCCCCTGGCTAAAACCTACGGCGCCGACGTGACCGAGATACAGGCGGCGAAGATCTACACGGTGTCCATTATGCCGTGCATCGCCAAGAAGTACGAGGGGCTGCGCCCGGAGATGGCCGACAGCGGCTTCCGCGATATCGATGCCACCATCAACACGCGGGAGTTGGCCTACATGCTCAAGCGGGCTGGCATCGACTTCAAGGCACTGCCCGACCGTGAACCGGATCCGGCCCTGGGCGTCTCCACCGGTGCGGCGACCATCTTCGGCAACTCCGGCGGCGTCATGGAAGCGGCCTTGCGCCTGGCCTATGAAGTCCTCTCCAAGAAAAAGCTGAAGGATCCCGATATCAAAGTCGTGCGCACCCACAAGGGCATCAATACCGCCGATGTCAAGGTCCCCGGCTTCGGTACGGTCAAGGTGGCCGTAGCCAGCGGCCTGGAAAACGCGGCCAAGCTCTGTGAAGAGGTCAGGGCGGGCAAAGCGGACTACCATTTTATCGAGATCATGGCCTGTCCCGGCGGATGCGTCAACGGCGGTGGACAGCCGCTCGATCCGGATGTGCGCACGGCATCGCTCTTCCGTGACGCCTTTTTTGCCATGAACCAGAGACTGGCCCGGCGCGGCCGAAAGGAGGCTTGAATATGAAGGAGCATTTTCATCTCTCACGGCGGGGGTTTATTAAAATAGCTGGTGTAACCGCCGGATGTGCGTTGGCGGGACTGCCCGTGGCCGGGCCGGCGGCGGCCGATGCCCCGGATTTCGTCCAGAAGCGGCAGAATTCGGTCTACCGGACCGATGAGAAGGTGTACAAGATCCGCAAATCCCAGGACAATCCCATGGTTCAAAAGCTATACGCCCACGAAGGCGGATTCCTCCACGACGGACCGTGCGGTCACATGTCCCACCATCTGCTGCATACGCACTACATTGACCGCAGCGCACGGATCCAGGCG
This window of the uncultured Desulfosarcina sp. genome carries:
- a CDS encoding [FeFe] hydrogenase, group A translates to MQQMEKVMYAQNAPRGVDPDTIFFVQVDATKCEACGECENHCSTGAIQPINEAGTRQVVNPAACMNCGQCLINCPYGAIYEGVSYVDEILEKIKDPETIVVSMPAPAVRYGLAECFDEPTGTYAGGRMHAALKALGFDYVWDNEFTADVTIMEEGTELIQRISKPDKKKPLPQFTSCCPAWIKFVESFYPDLLPHVSTCKSPIGMLGPLAKTYGADVTEIQAAKIYTVSIMPCIAKKYEGLRPEMADSGFRDIDATINTRELAYMLKRAGIDFKALPDREPDPALGVSTGAATIFGNSGGVMEAALRLAYEVLSKKKLKDPDIKVVRTHKGINTADVKVPGFGTVKVAVASGLENAAKLCEEVRAGKADYHFIEIMACPGGCVNGGGQPLDPDVRTASLFRDAFFAMNQRLARRGRKEA
- a CDS encoding class I SAM-dependent methyltransferase; translated protein: MDKIKTSIKNYWDWRSTSFGHDADKSVAIADQWESIVHQAVKGAPGKRALDIGTGTGQFAVYLARGGFDVTGIDISEAMVVEARRYAAGQGLQIDFMTGDAESLDFADRTFDVVVSRNLLWTLPCPQQALLEWRRVLKPGGRLMLSDGFWENTTWRRVPRLVFKMLKGMGRNGSRISLRFFCTYAGLQKRLPFYEGVSLDAAVALLRSARFKSVTPYDTCRLKVHPYGATSLKRVFPPFFVASATR
- a CDS encoding iron hydrogenase small subunit; the protein is MKEHFHLSRRGFIKIAGVTAGCALAGLPVAGPAAADAPDFVQKRQNSVYRTDEKVYKIRKSQDNPMVQKLYAHEGGFLHDGPCGHMSHHLLHTHYIDRSARIQALKDKGFELSL